Sequence from the Deinococcus malanensis genome:
GCCAGATGCTCGGGCAGATTGCCCGGCTTGTCCATCACGATCTGCTCGGCCTTGTAGCTGCTGCGCACCAGGGGGCCGGCAACAACTTCCATGAAACCCAGAAGCATGCCTTCCTCGCGGATTTCGTCGAACTCGGCAGGGGAGACGTAGCGTTCCACCGGCAGGTGATGCATGGTCGGCCGCAGGTACTGCCCGAAGGTCAAAACGTCCACGCCTGCGGCGCGGCAATCGCGCATGGCCTCACTGATTTCCTCGCGGGTCTCGCCCAGCCCCAGCATGATGCTGGTTTTGGTGATCACGTCCGGACGTGCCTGCTTGGCATGCGCCAGCACAGCCAGCGTCTGATCGTAGTCGGCTCGGATGTCGCGTACAGGGTGGGTCAGGCGGCGCACCGTCTCCAGGTTCTGGGCGTAGGTGTCGACGCCGCTGTCCAGGACCAGATCCACGCAGTGGGTATTGCCCCCAAAGTCGGGCGTCAGCGCCTCGACCCGTGTCCCAGAATTCAGGCGCTTGATGGCCTGCACCGTCTTGGCGAAGTGGTAGGCGCCGCCGTCCGGCAGATCGTCGCGGTCCACGCTGGTCAGCACGACGTACTTCAGGCCCATCAGCTGAACGCTCTGGGCCACACCCTGGGGCTCGTCCAGGTCCAGCCTGCCCATGGGATTGCCGGTATCTACCGCGCAGAAGCGGCAGGCGCGGGTGCAGATATGCCCCATCAGCATGAAGGTCGCTGTGCCCCGGGACCAGCACTCACCGATGTTCGGACACATCGCTTCCTCGCACACGGTGTGCAGGCGGTGCTCCTTGACGATCTTGCGGACTTCGCCGTACACCTGGCCGGTGGGAATGGTGACCTTGAGCCATTCAGGCTTCTTTTCGCGCACCGGTACGCTGTCTTTGCGGTAGATGCCGTTCTTGATGAATTTGGGTTCTTGCTGGGTCATAACTTAACTCCCCGCCCCGGCGGGTGCCGGCAGGCTCCAATCATACGTCTGGAAGGTGCGTACAAAGGCGTCCGCGAGTGCCTGTTTTGCAGCCCTCATGTCGGCAGCGCCACTGAGGCCGCGCAGGTCGTACTCGCGCTGCACGCTGGTCATCTGGGTATCGGTCAGGCCGCAGGGCACGATCAGGTTGAAATGGTCCAGATTGGTGTTGACGTTGAGACCGATGCCGTGCAGGGCCACGTGCTGTTTAACCGCCACTCCGATACTGCAGATCTTCTGGTGACGCTCCAGGCCGTTGATCTCACGGTCCTGCAGGTATACGCCCGCGTAGCCCGGGTTGGGCCGGGCGTCCGGGAGCCCCAGGGTACCGAGGGCCTCCACCACGCTCTGTTCAAGCAGCCTCAGAAAGTCACGGACGCGTCGCCCGACCGGGAAGATCGCGTAGGCGACCAGTTGCCCGGGACCGTGATATGTGACGTCTCCGCCGCGCTCGACCTCGAATACGTCAATGCCCTGGGCAGCTAAGTACTCGCGGGTCACCACGATGTTCTCACCCTCCCGGGCCTTGCGCCCCAGAGTAAGCACTGGCGGATGCTCTACGAGCAGCAGGGTCGGCTGCCCGCCATCCGCGACGCGGGCATGGTGCTGCTTCTGCAGGTCCCAGGCTGCGCGGTAGGGCATGACCCCCAGATCCAGAATGTCGAAATCCGCTCGCGTCACGTGGGCGATTGTACGCCCCCGGGCGCACATTTCACCGTGCTGCTGGAGCGATTTGAGGCCTGATTGACCATGTGCGGTGGTGAATCTGCGTGCCTGCGCTGGTGGACCATGTCCGGTTTGTGTGGACAGATTAGGTGGCAGATGCTGGTTCGGCCGCGCGTCGCTAACCTGCGCCATGCCAGAACTCGTGGTTCCTGACTGGAAGTACAGATCAAGCTTTATCGAAGCCGTGCGGGAAGCGCACTCCAGGGCCAGTGGTCTGGGAGACACCCTGCAACTGGACTTGAGTGGCCTAGAGGGTAATTTCGAACAGTTTCTGACCGGGTTGCGCCGTTACGAGCCGGGCAGGCCGTTACCGGAAGGCTTTGTGCACTCCGAGGCGCGCTGGCTGGTGGAAGGCCAGACGTACCTGGGACGGGTCAGCCTGCGTCACACGCTCAACGAGCGGCTCCGGGAACTTGGTGGGCACATCGGCTACAAGATCTGGCCCTCGGCGTGGCGCCAGGGCCACGGCACACTGATTCTGGGGCTGACGCTGAACCGCGCGCGCGAACTGGGTCTGGACCGCGTCCTGGTGACCTGTGACGTGGACAACCACGGATCACGCGGCGTGATTGAAGCCAATGGTGGCGAACTGGAAGGTGGATTTCAGCTGGACACTTACGAGAAGCCAATTCGTCGGTACTGGATTGACCTGTAAACCCGGTTTCCCGGTTCATCGCGTCTGGACAGATTGGGCATAGCCGCCGGTCAGGGGCGCCATGCTGGCCGGCGGCTGAGCAAGATGCTCCGGTCTGGCTCTGCCGGCCTGCCAATGAGGACAGAGCCGAACGTGACATGTCGGACTACAGTGGTTGCCTTGCCTCGCCGGTGCACGTATACTTTCAAGGTTGCAGGTTCCCGGTTTCTTAGGGACCGCGCAGGTGTTAAGAACGCCCCCTCCGGGGACACCGGAGCCCCGTGGAGCGGTCCGCTGACCAAAGGAGATCCTATGCAGAGCACCGTTAAAGTCAACCGTGGCGCCATTCTCCGCGCCGTTGAGCAGCCCCACATCAAGACCGACGCACCTGACTTCCGCCCCGGTGACACCGTGCGCGTGGAAACCAAGGTCGTGGAAGGTAACCGCACCCGCAACCAGGCCTTTGAAGGCGTCGTGATCGCCATCAACGGCACCGGCAGCCGCAAGAGCTTCACCGTGCGCAAGATCTCCTTCGGTGAAGGCGTCGAGCGCGTGTTCCCCTTCAGCAGCCCCCTGATCGCCAAGGTCACTGTGCTGGAGCGCGGTAAGGTGCGCCGTGCCAAGCTGTACTACCTGCGCGACCTGCGTGGCAAGGCAGCCCGCATCAAGAACGACCGCAGCCGCGTGATGAAGGACGCTGCCCGCGCCCAGCAGGACAAGGCTGCCGCGCAGGCTGTGGCTGACGCGCCTGCCGCTGAAGCGGCTCCTGAAGCCTAGGGCGAATAAGCTTTTCAGTAGGCCGGACCGTCTGCCCCAGTGGCAGGCGGTTTTTCTTGTCGTTCTGTGCAGGTGGGTAAAGTTGCTGGCGAAGAGTATGCGGCGGCCCAGTTCGCCCTTGCCCTTGAGATTCCTCTTCGGTCTAGTCATCGCGTTCGTTGGCAGCCTCAGTGGAGCGGACATGTTGCGCGGAACTGGGACCTTCGTCAGGATGGGCGATTTCCCTGCCTTGAAGGGCGCGTCACATCAGGTCCCCACCCCGGGTGACGGTCCGGCCCTGCTCGCAACCCTCCGGACGGACTGGTAGCCTGCCGCGCATGACTGCCCGAGCGCCTGTTTCCTTTCCTGCCGGAGGCCCCC
This genomic interval carries:
- the lipA gene encoding lipoyl synthase encodes the protein MTQQEPKFIKNGIYRKDSVPVREKKPEWLKVTIPTGQVYGEVRKIVKEHRLHTVCEEAMCPNIGECWSRGTATFMLMGHICTRACRFCAVDTGNPMGRLDLDEPQGVAQSVQLMGLKYVVLTSVDRDDLPDGGAYHFAKTVQAIKRLNSGTRVEALTPDFGGNTHCVDLVLDSGVDTYAQNLETVRRLTHPVRDIRADYDQTLAVLAHAKQARPDVITKTSIMLGLGETREEISEAMRDCRAAGVDVLTFGQYLRPTMHHLPVERYVSPAEFDEIREEGMLLGFMEVVAGPLVRSSYKAEQIVMDKPGNLPEHLAHLDAGSELSLI
- the lipB gene encoding lipoyl(octanoyl) transferase LipB, with protein sequence MTRADFDILDLGVMPYRAAWDLQKQHHARVADGGQPTLLLVEHPPVLTLGRKAREGENIVVTREYLAAQGIDVFEVERGGDVTYHGPGQLVAYAIFPVGRRVRDFLRLLEQSVVEALGTLGLPDARPNPGYAGVYLQDREINGLERHQKICSIGVAVKQHVALHGIGLNVNTNLDHFNLIVPCGLTDTQMTSVQREYDLRGLSGAADMRAAKQALADAFVRTFQTYDWSLPAPAGAGS
- a CDS encoding GNAT family N-acetyltransferase, which gives rise to MPELVVPDWKYRSSFIEAVREAHSRASGLGDTLQLDLSGLEGNFEQFLTGLRRYEPGRPLPEGFVHSEARWLVEGQTYLGRVSLRHTLNERLRELGGHIGYKIWPSAWRQGHGTLILGLTLNRARELGLDRVLVTCDVDNHGSRGVIEANGGELEGGFQLDTYEKPIRRYWIDL
- the rplS gene encoding 50S ribosomal protein L19, which produces MQSTVKVNRGAILRAVEQPHIKTDAPDFRPGDTVRVETKVVEGNRTRNQAFEGVVIAINGTGSRKSFTVRKISFGEGVERVFPFSSPLIAKVTVLERGKVRRAKLYYLRDLRGKAARIKNDRSRVMKDAARAQQDKAAAQAVADAPAAEAAPEA